Proteins encoded by one window of Lates calcarifer isolate ASB-BC8 linkage group LG7_1, TLL_Latcal_v3, whole genome shotgun sequence:
- the LOC108887673 gene encoding uncharacterized protein C1orf131 homolog isoform X1: MSSKSNGKEDEDFLFLEKVLDKFYDFGDEPASKKKLKKKKKRKQREEEEEEEEEVTTVKDMCGDDEEYSTEHQQQHLQTEQTGPTQVNQVEVVTFQDPRKKLKTEEKPAAEKTPAPQIPQKKKSEQLEELNFEKARLEVHRFGITGYKKEQQRVFEQDRAVMLGARPPKKEYMNYKVLQQQIKEKKQKAKEEVQPDLKKKKKNNQRDRIREKKKVSSGSGSAPSGQVGRFKNGMLILSSKEIQKIKGNKGHK, from the exons ATGAGCTCAAAGTCAAACGGAAAAGAAGACgaagattttctgtttcttgaaAAGGTTTTGGACAAGTTTTATGACTTTG GTGATGAACCAGCATCAAAAAAGAAgctcaagaagaagaagaaacggAAACAGcgtgaggaagaggaggaggaggaggaggaggtcaccACAGTCAAGGATATGTGCGGTGATGATGAAGAATACAGTACTGAACATCAGCAGCAACATCTACAGACCGAGCAAACAG GTCCAACGCAGGTAAACCAGGTGGAGGTTGTGACATTTCAAGACCCCAGAAAGAAACTGAAGACCGAGGAGAAGccagctgcagagaaaacacct GCCCCTCAGataccacagaagaagaaaagcgAACAGCTGGAGGAACTCAATTTTGAAAAG GCTCGTCTGGAGGTCCATCGCTTTGGAATCACCGGCTACAAGAAGGAGCAGCAGCGTGTTTTCGAGCAGGACAGAGCGGTCATGTTGGGAGCCAGA CCTCCTAAAAAGGAGTATATGAACTACaaggtgctgcagcagcagatcaaggaaaagaagcagaaagCGAAGGAGGAGGTTCAGCCG gacctgaagaagaagaagaagaataatcAAAG agacaggatcagagagaagaagaaggtgtCCTCTGGTTCTGGCTCGGCCCCCTCAGGTCAGGTGGGGCGGTTCAAGAACGGCATGCTGATCCTGAGCTCCAAGGAGATCCAGAAAATCAAAGGCAACAAAGGACACAAATAG
- the lg7_1h1orf131 gene encoding uncharacterized protein C1orf131 homolog isoform X1, with protein MSSKSNGKEDEDFLFLEKVLDKFYDFGDEPASKKKLKKKKKRKQREEEEEEEEEVTTVKDMCGDDEEYSTEHQQQHLQTEQTGPTQVNQVEVVTFQDPRKKLKTEEKPAAEKTPAPQIPQKKQSEQLEELNFEKARLEVHRFGITGYKKEQQRVFEQDRAVMLGARPPKKEYMNYKVLQQQIKEKKQKAKEEVQPDLKKKKKNNQRDRIREKKKVSSGSGSAPSGQVGRFKNGMLILSSKEIQKIKGNKGHK; from the exons ATGAGCTCAAAGTCAAACGGAAAAGAAGACgaagattttctgtttcttgaaAAGGTTTTGGACAAGTTTTATGACTTTG GTGATGAACCAGCATCAAAAAAGAAgctcaagaagaagaagaaacggAAACAGcgtgaagaagaggaggaggaggaggaggaggtcaccACAGTCAAGGATATGTGTGGTGATGATGAAGAATACAGTACTGAACATCAGCAGCAACATCTACAGACCGAGCAAACAG GTCCAACGCAGGTAAACCAGGTGGAGGTTGTGACATTTCAAGACCCCAGAAAGAAactgaagacagaggagaagccagctgcagagaaaacacct GCCCCTCAGATACCACAGAAGAAGCAAAGCGAACAGCTGGAGGAACTCAATTTTGAAAAG GCTCGTCTGGAGGTCCATCGCTTTGGAATCACCGGCTACAAGAAGGAGCAGCAGCGTGTTTTCGAGCAGGACAGAGCAGTCATGTTGGGAGCCAGA CCTCCTAAAAAGGAGTATATGAACTACaaggtgctgcagcagcagatcaaggaaaagaagcagaaagCGAAGGAGGAGGTTCAGCCG gacctgaagaagaagaagaagaataatcAAAG agacaggatcagagagaagaagaaggtgtCCTCTGGTTCTGGCTCGGCCCCCTCAGGTCAGGTGGGGCGGTTCAAGAACGGCATGCTGATCCTGAGTTCCAAGGAGATCCAGAAAATCAAAGGCAACAAAGGACACAAATAG
- the LOC108887673 gene encoding uncharacterized protein C1orf131 homolog isoform X2: protein MSSKSNGKEDEDFLFLEKVLDKFYDFGDEPASKKKLKKKKKRKQREEEEEEEEEVTTVKDMCGDDEEYSTEHQQQHLQTEQTGPTQVNQVEVVTFQDPRKKLKTEEKPAAEKTPIPQKKKSEQLEELNFEKARLEVHRFGITGYKKEQQRVFEQDRAVMLGARPPKKEYMNYKVLQQQIKEKKQKAKEEVQPDLKKKKKNNQRDRIREKKKVSSGSGSAPSGQVGRFKNGMLILSSKEIQKIKGNKGHK, encoded by the exons ATGAGCTCAAAGTCAAACGGAAAAGAAGACgaagattttctgtttcttgaaAAGGTTTTGGACAAGTTTTATGACTTTG GTGATGAACCAGCATCAAAAAAGAAgctcaagaagaagaagaaacggAAACAGcgtgaggaagaggaggaggaggaggaggaggtcaccACAGTCAAGGATATGTGCGGTGATGATGAAGAATACAGTACTGAACATCAGCAGCAACATCTACAGACCGAGCAAACAG GTCCAACGCAGGTAAACCAGGTGGAGGTTGTGACATTTCAAGACCCCAGAAAGAAACTGAAGACCGAGGAGAAGccagctgcagagaaaacacct ataccacagaagaagaaaagcgAACAGCTGGAGGAACTCAATTTTGAAAAG GCTCGTCTGGAGGTCCATCGCTTTGGAATCACCGGCTACAAGAAGGAGCAGCAGCGTGTTTTCGAGCAGGACAGAGCGGTCATGTTGGGAGCCAGA CCTCCTAAAAAGGAGTATATGAACTACaaggtgctgcagcagcagatcaaggaaaagaagcagaaagCGAAGGAGGAGGTTCAGCCG gacctgaagaagaagaagaagaataatcAAAG agacaggatcagagagaagaagaaggtgtCCTCTGGTTCTGGCTCGGCCCCCTCAGGTCAGGTGGGGCGGTTCAAGAACGGCATGCTGATCCTGAGCTCCAAGGAGATCCAGAAAATCAAAGGCAACAAAGGACACAAATAG
- the lg7_1h1orf131 gene encoding uncharacterized protein C1orf131 homolog isoform X2 — translation MSSKSNGKEDEDFLFLEKVLDKFYDFGDEPASKKKLKKKKKRKQREEEEEEEEEVTTVKDMCGDDEEYSTEHQQQHLQTEQTGPTQVNQVEVVTFQDPRKKLKTEEKPAAEKTPIPQKKQSEQLEELNFEKARLEVHRFGITGYKKEQQRVFEQDRAVMLGARPPKKEYMNYKVLQQQIKEKKQKAKEEVQPDLKKKKKNNQRDRIREKKKVSSGSGSAPSGQVGRFKNGMLILSSKEIQKIKGNKGHK, via the exons ATGAGCTCAAAGTCAAACGGAAAAGAAGACgaagattttctgtttcttgaaAAGGTTTTGGACAAGTTTTATGACTTTG GTGATGAACCAGCATCAAAAAAGAAgctcaagaagaagaagaaacggAAACAGcgtgaagaagaggaggaggaggaggaggaggtcaccACAGTCAAGGATATGTGTGGTGATGATGAAGAATACAGTACTGAACATCAGCAGCAACATCTACAGACCGAGCAAACAG GTCCAACGCAGGTAAACCAGGTGGAGGTTGTGACATTTCAAGACCCCAGAAAGAAactgaagacagaggagaagccagctgcagagaaaacacct ATACCACAGAAGAAGCAAAGCGAACAGCTGGAGGAACTCAATTTTGAAAAG GCTCGTCTGGAGGTCCATCGCTTTGGAATCACCGGCTACAAGAAGGAGCAGCAGCGTGTTTTCGAGCAGGACAGAGCAGTCATGTTGGGAGCCAGA CCTCCTAAAAAGGAGTATATGAACTACaaggtgctgcagcagcagatcaaggaaaagaagcagaaagCGAAGGAGGAGGTTCAGCCG gacctgaagaagaagaagaagaataatcAAAG agacaggatcagagagaagaagaaggtgtCCTCTGGTTCTGGCTCGGCCCCCTCAGGTCAGGTGGGGCGGTTCAAGAACGGCATGCTGATCCTGAGTTCCAAGGAGATCCAGAAAATCAAAGGCAACAAAGGACACAAATAG
- the LOC108885239 gene encoding dihydroxyacetone phosphate acyltransferase translates to MASKAVYSQRDPMLKKRDDFEDILEERRNSSDLRYALRCYAPVVYKGLCPSKAGTLKSMVLQSDQLHYVIHQVCRETGRAVDDVQEEASSILEEMAHRLQLSTVRFFAFTLSKVFKTLFRSICVNEEGIQRLQQVIQEHPVVLLPSHRSYMDFLLMSYLLYTYDLALPVIAAGMDFMGMKFVGEMLRMSGAFFIRRSFGGDKLYWAVFSEYVKTMLKNGFAPVEFFLEGTRSRTSKSLTPKLGLLNIVMDPFFKGEVFDVSLVPVSISYERILEESLYARELLGVPKPKESTSGLIKARKVLSEDYGSIHVYFGQPVSVRSLAEGRVNRCQFNLIPRHIPKKPSEDIHSFVNDSAYRLVRAQEENMVLKPWVLLASLLLQNQVSGQKRGIALDELTEQAVWLRDLSRQYGAFLHWPEHTPPSEVVSSSLSLHRGLVRISEGRVQLALGQTGGPAAPGEPRSAVTPEEELLSQAVIILSCASYRNQALHVFLRPALLASAIHTASSNKKQEVFNSFSFLRNMFSNEFILCPGATVQDFEEACYLLVKTGALQVTQQEVLVTERGHRTLVFLTSMLDPFLQGYQVVCRFLCEEATEALTEKQFIPAVRKFIIKHLLAGRLRYTEVLSSDLQKNSLAALLRLGAVRKIKGYQGTLKVNTVMVNSLEDTLGGKLPTQKAVIARL, encoded by the exons ATGGCGTCCAAAGCTGTTTATTcg CAGAGAGACCCTATGCTGAAGAAAAGAGATGActttgaggacattttggaggagaggaggaactCCAGCGACCTGAGATACGCTCTCAGATGTTACGCTCCCGTTGTTTACAAAGGACTCTGTCCCTCTAAGGCCGGCACGCTGAAGAGCATGGTGCTTCAGTCTGATCAGCTGCACTATGTCATCCATCAG GTTTGCAGAGAGACGGGCCGAGCTGTTGATGACGTCCAGGAGGAGGCGTCCTCCATCTTGGAGGAGATGGCTCACCGCCTGCAGCTCAGCACCGTTCGATTCTTCGCCTTCACACTCAGCAAAGTCTTTAAAACCCTGTTCAGGAGCATCTGTGTCAATGAAGAGGGCATCCAGAGG ctCCAACAGGTGATTCAGGAGCACCCGGTGGTCCTGCTACCCAGTCACCGTAGTTACATGGACTTCCTGCTGATGTCATACCTCCTGTACACCTACGACCTGGCTCTACCTGTCATCGCTGCCGGCATGG ATTTCATGGGGATGAAGTTTGTCGGGGAGATGCTGCGGATGTCCGGAGCTTTCTTCATTCGGCGGTCGTTTGGTGGAGATAAACTGTACTGGGCCGTCTTCTCAGAATACGTCAAGACCATGCTGAAG AATGGATTTGCACCAGTAGAATTTTTTCTAGAGGGGACCAGAAGCCGAACGAGCAAGTCTTTGACTCCGAAGTTGg GTCTGCTGAATATAGTGATGGATCCATTCTTTAAAGGGGAGGTGTTTGACGTGAGCTTGGTCCCGGTCAGTATCAGTTACGAGAGGATCCTGGAGGAGTCGCTGTACGCCAGAGAACTGCTGGGTGTACCCAAACCCAAAGAGTCCACTTCA GGTCTGATTAAAGCCAGGAAGGTCCTCAGTGAAGACTACGGCAGTATCCATGTCTACTTTGGTCAACCTGTGTCCGTCAGGAGTTTAGCTGAGGGCAGAGTTAACCGCTGCCAGTTCAACCTGATCCCGAG ACACATCCCCAAGAAACCCAGTGAGGATATCCACAGCTTTGTGAACGATTCGGCCTACAGGCTGGTTCGGGCCCAGGAGGAGAACATGGTCCTGAAGCCCTGGGTCCTTCTGGCCTCCCTGCTGCTCCAGAACCAGGTGTCGGGGCAGAAGCGGGGGATAGCGCTGGACGAGCTGACGGAACAAGCTGTGTGGCTCAGGGATCTTTCCCGACAGTATGGAGCCTTCCTCCACTGGCCTG AGCACACTCCTCCATCGGAAGTCGTCTCTTCCAGTCTTTCCCTGCACCGAGGTCTGGTGAGGATCTCTGAGGGAAGAGTCCAGCTGGCTTTGGGACAAA CAGGAGGACCAGCTGCACCAGGGGAGCCTCGCAGCGCTGTCACCCCAGAGGAGGAGCTCCTGAGCCAGGCAGTCATCATACTCTCCTGTGCCTCGTACAGGAACCAGGCCCTGCACGTCTTCCTCCGTCCGGCGCTGCTGGCCTCGGCCATCCACACTGCCTCCTCCAACAAGAAAC AGGAGGTCTTCAACAGCTTCAGCTTCCTCAGAAACATGTTCTCCAATGAGTTCATCCTCTGTCCTGGAGCTACAGTGCAG gacTTCGAGGAGGCCTGTTACCTCCTGGTGAAGACTGGAGCTCTGCAGGTCACCCAGCAGGAGGTCCTGGTGACGGAGAGAGGACACAGAACGCTGGTCTTCCTCACCTCCATGTTAGATCCCTTCTTACAAGGATACCAG gTGGTGTGCAGGTTCCTGTGTGAAGAGGCCACCGAGGcgctgacagaaaaacagtttattCCCGCTGTCAGGAAGTTTATCATCAAACATCTTCTAGCag GTAGACTAAGATACACTGAAGTGTTGTCGTCTGACCTCCAGAAGAACAGTCTGGCAGCTCTGCTAAGACTTGGAGCTGTACGGAAAATCAAGGGGTAT CAGGGAACGTTAAAGGTCAACACAGTGATGGTGAACTCACTGGAAGACACTCTAG GAGGAAAACTTCCAACTCAGAAAGCTGTGATCGCTCGCCTCTAA